The Thermomicrobiales bacterium genome includes a region encoding these proteins:
- the hemW gene encoding radical SAM family heme chaperone HemW, which produces MPDLFTSTLPVPLPPDAPAGIYVHVPFCRHICPYCDFNTYAGQEDRIPAYVDAVVREISLRAGETAGAPTLYFGGGTPSLLAPAQIARIVAASRSAFGLRANAEVSMEANPETLDLETLSGYRAAGVNRISIGIQSQQRAGLRVLGRGHTATRATTALSLAREAGFANVSLDFIYGWPGQTSEDWEHDLQTILDWSPEHVSLYALIVEPGTPMQMAVKRGILRPLDDDVVADRYDRASEVLANAGWEHYEISNWAREPEYRSQHNQLYWQNGPYLGIGAGAFGTFGGERLSNHLLPERYIAALNDGQLPIATRETIDDATALSETMMLGMRLLRDGVSDADVMARHGVDIRGRYANDVARLVDIGLVEWQAQRLRLTPRGVLVANEVCAAFLS; this is translated from the coding sequence ATGCCTGACCTGTTCACCTCGACACTTCCTGTTCCGCTGCCGCCCGATGCGCCGGCCGGAATCTATGTGCATGTGCCGTTCTGCCGCCATATCTGCCCGTATTGCGACTTCAACACCTACGCCGGTCAGGAAGACCGCATTCCGGCTTACGTCGATGCCGTCGTGCGCGAGATCAGCCTGCGTGCGGGTGAAACTGCTGGCGCGCCGACGCTCTATTTCGGGGGCGGCACCCCTTCGCTGCTCGCACCCGCGCAGATCGCGCGGATCGTCGCAGCATCGCGAAGCGCGTTCGGGCTTCGTGCCAATGCCGAGGTATCGATGGAAGCCAACCCGGAGACGCTCGATCTGGAAACCCTGTCTGGCTATCGAGCTGCCGGTGTGAACCGCATCTCGATCGGCATCCAGTCGCAGCAGCGGGCCGGACTTCGCGTGCTTGGTCGTGGGCACACCGCCACCAGGGCTACCACCGCGCTCTCGCTCGCTCGTGAGGCGGGGTTCGCGAACGTTAGCCTCGACTTCATCTACGGCTGGCCGGGGCAGACGTCTGAAGACTGGGAGCACGATCTGCAGACCATCCTCGACTGGTCGCCGGAGCACGTCTCGCTCTACGCGCTCATCGTCGAGCCGGGCACGCCGATGCAGATGGCTGTGAAGCGCGGCATCCTGCGTCCGCTGGACGACGATGTCGTTGCCGACCGCTACGATCGCGCCAGCGAGGTTCTGGCCAACGCGGGCTGGGAGCACTACGAGATCTCGAACTGGGCGCGCGAACCAGAGTACCGTTCGCAACACAATCAGTTGTACTGGCAGAACGGGCCGTATTTGGGGATCGGTGCTGGTGCCTTCGGCACGTTTGGCGGCGAGCGCCTCAGCAACCACCTGCTGCCCGAGCGCTACATCGCTGCGCTCAACGACGGACAGCTGCCGATTGCGACGCGCGAAACGATCGACGACGCCACCGCACTGAGTGAGACGATGATGCTCGGCATGCGCCTGCTGCGCGATGGCGTGTCCGACGCGGACGTTATGGCACGCCACGGCGTCGATATACGAGGGCGCTACGCGAATGACGTCGCGCGGCTCGTCGACATTGGCCTCGTTGAGTGGCAAGCGCAGCGCTTGCGCCTCACTCCGCGTGGTGTTCTCGTTGCGAACGAGGTTTGCGCCGCGTTTCTCTCCTAG
- a CDS encoding DUF4129 domain-containing protein yields the protein TARHVMSEAHDAERVTPTSLMEMLRSLDWRLELIGIALVLAETALLYLVTGVLLSDSSPESRVLSAWIVGFVMLTAHIIPRLLDEWRVWGAQYEAIMGVGIVVTLLVAIKAGSFPHIAVWDLSWLRQTVRAFALLGTDSARPVWGMVALVAYAWWRGRTRELPAVDSAYMMLRAGSAVLAVLIVIVLAATSPTDQVHQRLSVATIAFYVCALGAIGFARLKLEGFRTSSPLGPRWLATFAAPILTVLALAIIGAGIFSRQFLDTVLWMLSPLLFLLNFIFEAVILIMAVLAYIILTPLVWLIGTREPISRTVSTPAPMENNGQLDQFTQRAVDVPDAIRYLVAALILLAIFAVLTKFVFRRRRREREPTDEERESILDWDDMLGSLANRFRSLFQREQPVVVDPLADLRGDPRWQYTIAIRETYQRLQRRGADLGRRRRVAETADEYRPGVTGTLSAPNGDSAVRAITDRYRDARYSGEPATAADAEDAARAWQEIDRNNAGRSSG from the coding sequence ACAGCGAGACATGTGATGAGCGAGGCCCACGACGCCGAGCGCGTGACCCCAACCAGCCTGATGGAGATGCTCCGCTCGCTCGACTGGCGGCTGGAGCTGATCGGCATTGCGCTGGTGCTGGCCGAGACGGCGCTGCTCTACCTTGTCACCGGCGTCCTGTTGAGCGACAGCTCCCCCGAGTCACGCGTGCTCTCGGCCTGGATCGTCGGCTTTGTCATGCTCACCGCGCACATCATCCCGCGCCTGCTCGATGAGTGGCGCGTCTGGGGCGCGCAGTACGAGGCGATCATGGGGGTCGGCATCGTCGTGACCCTGCTGGTCGCGATCAAGGCGGGCTCGTTCCCCCACATTGCAGTCTGGGATCTCAGCTGGCTTCGCCAGACGGTGCGCGCCTTTGCGCTGCTGGGCACCGATTCCGCCCGGCCGGTCTGGGGCATGGTCGCGCTCGTCGCCTATGCCTGGTGGCGTGGTCGGACGCGTGAGCTTCCGGCGGTCGATAGCGCCTACATGATGCTGCGAGCCGGTAGCGCGGTCCTCGCCGTGCTCATCGTCATCGTGCTGGCCGCGACCAGCCCGACCGATCAGGTGCATCAGCGGCTCAGCGTCGCGACCATCGCGTTCTATGTCTGCGCATTGGGCGCGATCGGCTTTGCCCGCCTCAAGCTCGAAGGCTTCCGCACCAGCTCGCCACTTGGTCCGCGCTGGCTGGCGACGTTTGCTGCGCCGATCCTGACCGTGCTCGCACTGGCGATCATCGGTGCCGGCATCTTCTCGCGGCAGTTCCTCGACACCGTCCTCTGGATGCTGTCGCCGCTGCTGTTCCTGCTGAATTTCATCTTCGAGGCGGTCATCCTGATCATGGCCGTGCTGGCCTACATCATCCTGACGCCGCTCGTCTGGCTGATTGGCACCCGCGAACCGATTTCCCGCACCGTCTCAACACCGGCACCGATGGAGAACAACGGGCAGCTCGACCAGTTCACCCAGCGTGCCGTCGATGTGCCAGACGCGATTCGCTACCTTGTAGCTGCACTGATCCTGCTGGCCATATTCGCCGTCCTGACCAAGTTCGTGTTCCGCCGCCGCCGTCGCGAGCGCGAACCGACCGACGAAGAGCGCGAGTCGATCCTCGACTGGGACGATATGCTCGGTTCGCTGGCCAATCGCTTCCGGTCGTTGTTCCAGCGCGAGCAGCCCGTCGTTGTCGACCCGCTGGCGGACTTGCGGGGCGATCCGCGCTGGCAATACACGATTGCGATCCGCGAGACGTATCAGCGTTTGCAACGCCGGGGCGCGGATCTCGGTCGCCGGCGTCGGGTCGCCGAGACGGCGGACGAGTATCGACCCGGTGTGACCGGCACACTGTCCGCGCCGAATGGCGATTCCGCCGTGCGCGCGATTACCGACCGCTATCGCGACGCGCGCTACAGTGGCGAGCCGGCGACTGCCGCCGATGCCGAAGATGCGGCCCGCGCCTGGCAGGAGATCGACCGCAACAACGCCGGTCGATCGTCAGGCTGA
- a CDS encoding M20/M25/M40 family metallo-hydrolase, giving the protein MVDDDRRAIERAILGDIWTTDEPYQVLRELCDDIGHRYGGSESEKQGAEFLKKKMEEYGLQNVRLEEFSMAGWDRGSAELTLIEPVERSFSCVSLPYCPAADLTAELLDVGDGELADFERLADQVSGKIVISAAETNRPGERGSHRTDKYGWAVERGAAGYIYVNQNPGMLRITGSITGRNPGGDSAADREAPIPAVGVSLEAGSMILRLIERSDGKGKVHLKLENRTFESTSQNVIGEIVGSEFPDEVVLIGGHYDGHDISQGAGDDGAGTVTGLEAGRALAAHAGKIKRTIRVICFGSEEVGLLGAAHHAKVTDPDSYRFALNLDGAGRGQGGQEQITLSGWPALGTWFEKFSKDSAYPFTIQDQLNSHSDHFPFALRGIPNGTLNSRDSTAGMIGRGWGHTEADTFDKIHLRGLQMSAALVARVALAVANAEDWPVERMSEDETRALLERNNLLARSERSGRFPPQQA; this is encoded by the coding sequence ATGGTAGACGACGACCGCCGCGCCATCGAGCGCGCGATTCTTGGCGACATCTGGACGACCGACGAGCCGTATCAGGTATTGCGCGAATTGTGCGACGACATCGGGCACCGCTATGGTGGCTCGGAGTCGGAGAAGCAAGGCGCTGAATTCCTCAAGAAGAAGATGGAAGAGTACGGGCTGCAAAACGTTCGGCTCGAAGAGTTCAGCATGGCCGGGTGGGATCGTGGCTCAGCCGAGCTCACGCTGATCGAGCCGGTCGAGCGTTCGTTCTCCTGCGTGTCACTGCCGTACTGCCCGGCCGCCGACCTGACCGCTGAGCTGCTCGACGTCGGTGACGGTGAGCTAGCTGATTTTGAGCGGCTGGCTGATCAGGTGAGCGGCAAGATCGTCATCTCCGCTGCCGAGACGAACAGGCCGGGCGAACGCGGCAGCCACCGTACCGACAAGTACGGCTGGGCAGTCGAGCGCGGCGCGGCTGGTTATATTTACGTCAACCAGAATCCGGGCATGCTCCGCATCACCGGCTCGATTACCGGACGCAATCCGGGCGGTGACTCCGCTGCTGATCGCGAAGCCCCGATCCCGGCAGTCGGCGTCTCCCTGGAGGCCGGCTCGATGATCCTGCGCCTGATCGAGCGCAGCGACGGCAAGGGCAAGGTGCATCTCAAGCTGGAAAACCGCACCTTCGAGAGCACCAGCCAGAACGTCATCGGCGAGATCGTCGGCAGCGAGTTCCCCGACGAGGTCGTTCTCATCGGCGGCCACTACGACGGCCACGACATCTCGCAGGGCGCAGGCGATGACGGTGCCGGAACGGTGACTGGCCTTGAGGCGGGCCGGGCTCTGGCTGCCCACGCCGGCAAGATCAAGCGCACCATCCGGGTCATCTGCTTCGGATCCGAAGAAGTCGGCCTGCTCGGTGCTGCGCACCACGCCAAGGTCACCGATCCTGACAGCTACCGCTTCGCGCTGAACCTCGATGGTGCTGGCCGTGGCCAGGGCGGGCAGGAGCAGATCACGCTCTCCGGTTGGCCGGCACTGGGCACCTGGTTCGAGAAGTTCTCAAAAGACAGTGCCTACCCGTTCACCATCCAGGATCAGCTGAACTCACATTCCGACCATTTCCCGTTCGCGCTGCGTGGTATCCCGAACGGCACGCTCAACTCGCGGGACTCCACCGCAGGCATGATCGGGCGTGGCTGGGGCCACACCGAGGCCGACACGTTCGACAAGATCCACCTCCGCGGTCTGCAGATGTCGGCGGCGCTGGTAGCGCGCGTCGCACTGGCCGTTGCCAACGCCGAGGATTGGCCGGTCGAACGCATGAGCGAGGATGAGACGCGGGCGCTCCTGGAGCGCAACAACCTGCTGGCGCGCTCTGAGCGCAGCGGACGCTTCCCGCCACAGCAGGCCTGA